Proteins from one Dysgonomonas sp. HDW5A genomic window:
- a CDS encoding glycoside hydrolase family 31 protein, whose translation MNKIKYILLLALLIPFSLLASADKNVQECVSYTKNGNQILFNTKDGAKLSLTINSGSVIKIWFDPTGKLIRKNESFAVVNENLEEVGEINVDEQAACYEIYTSKLRIRLNKNPMQLQIFDKWQKLIFSDFKEMGHVSDSTSKKAYKVLRKDEQFFGLGEKTGPLNRRGREYKMWNSDKPCYSTSEDPLYKSIPFFMSSYRYGIFLDNTYKTEFKFGTESDEYYSFEAPDGEFIYYFIFGKDYKEIQEQYILLTGKPIMPPKWALGFSQCRGLYTKEVQALEIAAEFRKRQIPCDIIYQDIGWTQGLQDFNWRKGNYTNPKAMLETLNKQGFKMILSQDPVVSQATKEQWEEADKLGYFVKDIRTGKSYDMPWPWGGNCGVVDFTLPEVADWWGQLQQKPLDDGARGFWTDMGEPAWSNEEDLDRLNMKHHLGMHAEIHNVYGLAWDKVVKEQFEKRNPNKRVFQMTRAAYAGLQRYTFGWTGDSGNGNDVLEGWGQMANQVAMGISAGLGGIPFWTTDISGYCGDITDYPAMAELYTRWMQFGVFNPLSRAHHEGDNAAEPWMFGEVAEQNSKAAIELKYQLFPYLYTYARKAHDTGLPITRGLFMEYPNDEEATKINDQFLFGEELLVAPVLKKGERVKRVYLPEGEWIDFNDKQTVYLGGQTIAYKAPLNVIPIFVKKGSIIPQMPIMQYIHEKKDYPLFVDIFPNYTGESTGFELYEDEGENLDYLKDIFSKTRFTCSTLDDGYSTEIVSTDNGFKQSDKRNIILKYHLEAKPKSIFVNDKAVKNVKADHILKNTDIDFKSTQWAWDEVSKECWVKIPDERGTVRISVNQN comes from the coding sequence ATGAATAAAATCAAATATATATTATTGCTAGCCCTGCTAATTCCATTTAGTCTTTTAGCTTCTGCCGATAAGAATGTACAAGAATGCGTTTCTTATACAAAGAATGGCAATCAGATACTATTTAATACTAAAGACGGGGCCAAATTATCACTTACCATAAACAGCGGTTCAGTTATAAAAATATGGTTCGATCCAACAGGAAAGCTCATACGTAAAAACGAATCATTTGCGGTTGTGAACGAAAACCTCGAAGAGGTAGGCGAAATAAATGTAGACGAGCAAGCAGCTTGTTACGAAATATATACATCGAAGTTACGCATCAGGTTGAATAAAAATCCAATGCAACTTCAAATCTTCGATAAATGGCAAAAACTTATTTTTAGCGATTTCAAAGAGATGGGACATGTGTCTGACTCCACATCGAAGAAAGCTTATAAAGTATTGAGAAAAGATGAACAATTCTTTGGACTGGGAGAAAAAACAGGACCTCTGAATCGTCGTGGTCGCGAGTATAAAATGTGGAATAGCGACAAACCTTGCTACAGTACATCAGAAGACCCACTTTATAAAAGCATCCCTTTCTTTATGAGTAGCTATCGTTATGGTATCTTCTTGGATAATACATATAAAACAGAGTTTAAATTTGGAACAGAATCGGATGAATACTATTCGTTTGAAGCACCCGATGGCGAGTTTATATATTATTTTATTTTCGGGAAAGACTATAAAGAAATTCAGGAACAATACATATTATTGACAGGAAAACCGATTATGCCTCCCAAATGGGCATTGGGATTTTCGCAATGTCGCGGGCTTTATACCAAAGAAGTACAAGCATTAGAGATAGCTGCAGAATTTCGTAAACGCCAGATACCGTGTGATATTATCTATCAAGATATTGGTTGGACTCAAGGACTTCAGGATTTTAACTGGCGAAAAGGAAATTACACGAATCCTAAAGCTATGCTCGAAACATTGAATAAACAAGGTTTTAAAATGATTTTATCGCAAGACCCTGTTGTTTCGCAAGCCACAAAAGAACAATGGGAGGAAGCTGATAAATTGGGTTATTTTGTAAAAGATATACGCACAGGAAAATCGTATGATATGCCTTGGCCTTGGGGAGGTAATTGTGGTGTAGTTGATTTCACACTACCCGAAGTTGCCGACTGGTGGGGACAACTCCAACAAAAACCATTAGATGATGGAGCCAGAGGTTTCTGGACTGACATGGGAGAGCCTGCATGGAGTAACGAAGAAGACCTTGACCGCCTAAATATGAAACATCACTTAGGTATGCACGCCGAAATACATAATGTATACGGATTGGCATGGGATAAGGTGGTAAAAGAACAATTTGAAAAACGCAATCCAAATAAGCGGGTATTTCAGATGACTCGTGCAGCTTATGCCGGACTTCAACGCTATACATTCGGTTGGACCGGCGACAGTGGCAATGGTAATGACGTACTCGAAGGATGGGGGCAAATGGCGAATCAAGTGGCTATGGGTATTTCTGCCGGTTTAGGGGGGATTCCTTTCTGGACTACCGATATATCAGGATACTGTGGTGACATAACCGATTATCCGGCTATGGCCGAGTTGTATACCCGATGGATGCAGTTCGGAGTATTTAATCCGTTGAGTCGTGCCCATCACGAAGGTGATAATGCGGCGGAACCTTGGATGTTTGGCGAAGTGGCCGAACAAAACAGTAAAGCTGCTATTGAACTGAAATATCAACTATTCCCTTATCTCTATACCTATGCCCGTAAGGCACACGATACAGGATTACCAATTACAAGGGGCTTGTTTATGGAGTATCCTAATGATGAGGAAGCAACTAAAATAAACGATCAGTTTCTTTTCGGAGAAGAATTATTAGTAGCTCCTGTATTGAAAAAAGGAGAGCGTGTGAAGCGTGTCTATTTACCCGAGGGAGAGTGGATCGATTTTAATGATAAACAAACCGTTTATCTTGGAGGGCAAACCATAGCATATAAAGCTCCGTTGAATGTGATCCCTATTTTCGTAAAGAAAGGATCTATTATCCCTCAAATGCCAATCATGCAATATATTCATGAGAAAAAAGATTATCCTTTGTTTGTCGATATTTTCCCTAATTACACAGGCGAAAGTACCGGTTTCGAATTGTATGAGGACGAAGGTGAAAATCTGGATTATCTGAAAGATATCTTTTCGAAAACCAGATTTACCTGTTCTACTCTGGATGATGGATATTCAACTGAAATTGTATCTACAGATAATGGCTTCAAACAATCGGATAAAAGAAACATCATTTTAAAGTATCATCTCGAAGCTAAGCCTAAGAGTATATTTGTAAACGACAAAGCCGTTAAGAATGTAAAAGCCGATCACATTCTGAAAAATACAGATATCGACTTTAAATCTACCCAATGGGCTTGGGATGAGGTAAGCAAAGAATGTTGGGTGAAAATTCCCGATGAAAGAGGAACCGTGAGAATATCCGTAAATCAAAACTAA
- a CDS encoding glycoside hydrolase family 97 protein, whose amino-acid sequence MKKLFLLLCISVITNYMVAQELKSPDGNLSMIFSAQEGGIPTYKLTYKGKDVIKPSRLGLELKDENPTAEFGTEMGMKGKSNNPKTSLYDKFSVTDTQTSTFDETWKPVWGEVNEIRNHYNELAVTLNQSGTNRQIVIRFRLFNDGLGFRYEFPQQADLNYFVIKEEKSQFAMPGDIKAYWIPGDYDTQEYDYVISNLSEIKGLFKNAVTDNASQKQFSETGVQTPLMLKSNDGIYINIHEAALVDYSALSLNMDENNFIFESWLTPDARGDKGYMQTPCHSPWRTIVVSDDARDILASKLILNLNEPSKIEDTSWIKPVKYMGVWWEMITGKSSWAYADLPSVQLGVTDYSKTKPNGKHGANNENVKKYIDFASKHGFDQVLVEGWNIGWEDWFGKTKDYVFDFVTPYPDFDVAMLRDYAKSKNVKLQMHHETSGSVRNYERHLDQAYQFMVDNNYNSVKSGYVGDMIPRGEHHYGQWLNNHYLYAIKKAADYKIMVNAHEAVHPTGLHRTYPNLLAQESARGTEYQAFGGSKACHTTILPFTRLMGGPMDYTPGIFEMDINTINPDNHSHVNATLANQLALYVTMYSPLQMAADFPEHYERFMDAFQFIKDVAIDWDNSKYLEAEPGEYITVARKAKGTNNWFVGNVAGEKGHTSNITFDFLDPDKTYIATIYADAKDAHYKTNPQAYTIRKAVVTNKSKLTQPSAPGGGYAISIFEVTDKAQTKGLKKL is encoded by the coding sequence ATGAAGAAACTATTTTTACTGTTGTGTATTTCTGTCATAACAAATTACATGGTGGCACAAGAATTAAAATCGCCCGATGGAAATTTGTCCATGATCTTCTCGGCTCAGGAAGGTGGAATACCAACATATAAGCTTACCTACAAAGGTAAGGATGTTATCAAACCCAGCAGATTGGGGCTCGAGCTGAAAGATGAAAATCCGACAGCTGAATTTGGAACAGAAATGGGAATGAAAGGGAAAAGTAATAATCCGAAGACTTCTCTATATGATAAATTCAGCGTAACAGATACTCAAACATCAACTTTTGATGAAACATGGAAACCTGTTTGGGGTGAAGTAAACGAGATCCGCAATCATTACAATGAATTGGCTGTTACTCTAAATCAGTCGGGAACCAATCGTCAGATTGTTATACGTTTTCGTCTCTTTAACGATGGTCTTGGCTTTCGTTACGAATTTCCACAGCAAGCTGATCTGAACTATTTCGTTATTAAAGAAGAAAAATCGCAGTTTGCTATGCCGGGCGATATTAAAGCATACTGGATACCCGGCGATTATGATACACAAGAGTATGATTATGTTATTTCTAATCTGTCGGAAATAAAAGGATTGTTTAAAAATGCTGTTACCGATAATGCTTCGCAGAAACAATTTTCGGAAACAGGTGTTCAAACCCCTTTAATGCTAAAATCGAACGATGGCATTTACATCAATATCCACGAGGCTGCACTGGTTGACTATTCGGCTTTGTCTTTGAATATGGATGAAAACAATTTCATATTCGAATCGTGGTTAACTCCTGATGCAAGAGGCGACAAAGGCTATATGCAAACACCCTGTCATTCGCCTTGGCGAACAATTGTGGTAAGTGACGATGCACGTGATATTCTGGCTTCGAAATTGATTTTGAATCTGAACGAACCTTCTAAAATTGAAGATACATCATGGATTAAACCTGTAAAATATATGGGTGTATGGTGGGAGATGATTACAGGCAAAAGCTCGTGGGCATATGCCGATTTACCCAGTGTACAACTAGGTGTTACCGATTATTCGAAAACCAAACCAAATGGTAAACATGGAGCGAATAATGAGAACGTGAAAAAGTATATCGATTTTGCTTCGAAGCATGGTTTCGATCAGGTGTTGGTAGAAGGTTGGAATATAGGATGGGAAGATTGGTTCGGCAAAACCAAAGATTATGTTTTTGATTTTGTTACTCCCTATCCTGACTTTGATGTTGCCATGTTGCGAGATTATGCAAAAAGTAAAAATGTAAAATTACAGATGCACCACGAAACATCGGGTTCCGTTCGTAATTACGAACGTCATCTCGATCAGGCTTATCAATTTATGGTTGATAACAACTACAACTCTGTAAAGAGTGGTTATGTAGGTGACATGATACCTCGTGGCGAACATCATTACGGACAATGGCTTAACAACCATTATTTATACGCAATAAAAAAGGCTGCCGACTATAAAATAATGGTTAATGCTCACGAAGCTGTTCATCCTACCGGATTGCACCGCACTTATCCGAATCTGTTGGCACAGGAATCTGCCAGAGGGACAGAATATCAGGCATTCGGTGGAAGTAAGGCGTGTCATACTACAATATTGCCTTTCACCCGTTTAATGGGAGGTCCTATGGATTATACACCGGGCATTTTTGAAATGGATATCAATACAATTAATCCGGATAATCATTCGCATGTAAATGCTACATTGGCAAATCAACTGGCACTTTATGTAACGATGTACAGCCCCTTGCAAATGGCTGCCGATTTTCCTGAACATTACGAGCGTTTTATGGATGCTTTTCAGTTTATAAAAGATGTAGCTATAGATTGGGACAACAGTAAATACCTCGAAGCGGAGCCGGGCGAATATATTACGGTGGCTCGTAAAGCAAAAGGGACAAACAATTGGTTTGTAGGTAATGTTGCAGGAGAGAAGGGGCATACTTCGAATATTACTTTCGATTTCTTAGATCCTGACAAAACTTATATTGCAACTATATATGCTGATGCAAAAGATGCACACTATAAAACGAATCCACAGGCTTATACTATTCGTAAAGCGGTTGTAACCAATAAGTCTAAATTGACCCAACCGTCAGCTCCGGGTGGAGGTTATGCTATCAGCATCTTCGAAGTGACTGATAAGGCTCAAACCAAAGGCTTGAAGAAACTTTAA
- the rsgA gene encoding ribosome small subunit-dependent GTPase A encodes MANLCSYGWNNQWQQLKNDLSYNELEHGRIVSTHKTRYDVATSEGILSCELTGNILYTKEPHEYPITGDWVVFQRFGELGIIIDILPRTNALSRKRSGTKTTIQHFAANIDKAFIVQSCDANFNVRRTERFLIQVIDSGIVPILILTKADLGIDIDKLKQSLGKIGEKTEVFVTSIYDKESIDCLRKIIDPAETFIFIGSSGVGKSSLINRLCEDQLLETSAISTSTGKGKHTSTRREIFLLESGGILLDTPGVREFGLAVDSDDTIAETLDIDQLMGKCKFHDCTHTSEPGCAVLNAIASGDLDIGTYNSYLKLKREAMHFNETTYERRERERQFHRMVKEVIREKKSRDSSV; translated from the coding sequence ATGGCAAATCTATGCTCTTATGGTTGGAACAACCAATGGCAACAACTAAAAAACGATCTATCATATAATGAACTCGAACACGGTAGAATCGTTTCGACACATAAAACACGATACGATGTAGCAACTTCCGAAGGTATATTATCCTGCGAACTGACAGGAAATATCCTTTATACAAAAGAACCGCATGAATATCCGATTACAGGTGACTGGGTGGTCTTTCAGCGTTTTGGTGAGTTGGGGATTATTATTGATATTTTACCTCGAACGAATGCTTTATCCCGCAAAAGAAGTGGGACAAAGACAACTATTCAGCATTTTGCGGCCAATATAGACAAAGCGTTTATCGTACAAAGCTGCGATGCTAATTTTAATGTCCGAAGAACGGAAAGGTTCTTAATACAGGTAATCGATTCGGGTATCGTTCCTATCCTTATTCTGACTAAAGCGGATTTGGGTATTGATATTGATAAACTGAAACAATCGCTTGGCAAGATAGGAGAAAAGACGGAAGTCTTTGTTACCAGTATTTATGATAAAGAGAGTATTGACTGTTTACGAAAAATCATCGATCCTGCTGAGACTTTTATTTTTATCGGTTCATCGGGTGTTGGCAAAAGTTCGTTGATAAATAGGTTGTGTGAAGATCAGCTACTTGAAACTTCAGCTATCAGCACATCGACGGGTAAGGGTAAACATACATCTACCAGACGTGAGATTTTCTTACTCGAATCGGGAGGTATTTTGTTGGATACTCCCGGTGTACGTGAGTTTGGACTCGCTGTAGATTCGGATGATACGATTGCCGAAACGCTCGATATAGATCAGTTAATGGGGAAATGTAAGTTTCATGATTGTACGCATACGAGCGAACCCGGTTGTGCAGTGCTGAATGCAATTGCTTCGGGTGATCTGGATATAGGTACATACAATTCGTATCTGAAACTAAAGCGGGAAGCCATGCATTTTAATGAAACCACATACGAGAGGAGAGAACGCGAAAGGCAGTTTCACCGTATGGTAAAAGAGGTAATCAGAGAGAAGAAAAGCAGAGATAGCTCTGTTTAA
- a CDS encoding sugar-binding domain-containing protein gives MEIKKLFLAVLFSYLSLSIFGQVSFGQPEKINEGWKFTLNDVKDGQNTSLDDKRWKSVDLPHDWSVKGQLSPTLASATGYLPGGIGWYRKTLDIPKDKQGEKVYLYFEGVYNRSEVFINGQLLGKRPNGYISFMYDVTPYIKYGQENVIAVRVDHSQSADSRWYTGSGIYRNVWLVYANPIHIAQWGVYVYPKSVTKKQAILSVEVEIDNSDVKATDLLITNELLFDGKVIAKDSRKLQMAAQNNKIETELKVNNPQIWDLNNPNLYQLKTTVSNKGKVIDQTITTTGIRNYTFDVNKGFALNGEWMKVKGVCIHHDAGVLGAAVPHDVWKRRLQTLKSIGVNAVRTSHNPQAPDLYALCDELGILVLNEAYDEWEFPKRKWLEGWNVGTPGYQGSFDFFEEWGEKDLADLVRRDRNHISIFAWSIGNEVDYPNDPYSHPVLDGGNNTGFTQAQFGGYKKDAPDAMRLGDIAKRLVGVVKKYDKSRPTTAGLAGVAMSNETEYPGALDIAGYNYTESRYILDHEKYPKRVLYGSENRHDLEAWKAVRDNEHIFGQFLWTGIDYLGESGRWPSRGFYSGLLDFGGFIKPRGYFRQSLWSDKPMAYLGTYPTPGRGSKSQMKDVWSQLDADNEGQNYEEKVPSMDAWPIWNYDEGQSIRVVCYTNAAKAKLVLNGNEVGKVKEYDDNTGIIYWDIPYRDGKLEVVGLDKNNNEISRYAIQSSKQPYALTITQSETEISKDKGLAQIVVQVVDENGIPVMFSDNEVTCQIQGPAKLLGLEASNNKDMSDYTDNKHRVFHGKILAYIQATGQQGEIKIRFTSPWLKAVNTTIIAK, from the coding sequence AGGTTTCTTTTGGTCAACCGGAAAAAATAAATGAAGGTTGGAAGTTTACATTAAATGATGTCAAAGATGGACAAAATACATCTCTTGATGATAAAAGATGGAAATCGGTTGACCTTCCCCACGACTGGAGTGTAAAAGGACAACTTAGTCCAACACTAGCCAGTGCCACTGGTTACTTGCCGGGAGGCATCGGGTGGTATAGAAAAACATTAGACATCCCTAAGGATAAGCAAGGTGAAAAAGTGTACTTGTATTTCGAAGGAGTATACAATCGCAGCGAAGTTTTTATCAATGGGCAGTTATTAGGGAAACGTCCTAATGGATATATCTCCTTCATGTATGACGTGACACCCTATATTAAATATGGACAGGAGAACGTAATCGCTGTACGTGTTGACCACAGTCAATCGGCAGATTCACGTTGGTATACAGGATCGGGTATTTATCGTAATGTATGGTTGGTATATGCTAATCCCATACATATAGCACAATGGGGAGTATATGTTTATCCTAAATCTGTTACAAAAAAACAGGCGATTTTATCTGTAGAGGTCGAAATAGATAATTCGGATGTAAAAGCAACTGATCTCTTAATTACAAATGAGTTATTATTTGACGGAAAAGTTATTGCGAAAGATTCCAGAAAATTGCAAATGGCTGCACAAAATAACAAAATAGAAACAGAATTAAAAGTAAACAATCCTCAAATCTGGGATTTAAACAATCCAAATTTATATCAACTCAAAACAACAGTATCGAACAAGGGTAAAGTAATAGACCAGACAATTACTACTACAGGTATTCGCAATTATACTTTCGATGTAAACAAAGGTTTTGCCCTTAACGGAGAATGGATGAAAGTAAAAGGAGTATGTATCCATCACGATGCAGGAGTATTAGGGGCAGCCGTACCACATGATGTGTGGAAAAGAAGATTGCAAACATTAAAATCAATCGGTGTAAATGCTGTACGAACAAGTCATAATCCGCAAGCTCCCGATTTATACGCATTATGTGACGAACTGGGAATATTGGTTCTTAACGAGGCGTATGATGAATGGGAATTCCCTAAACGCAAATGGCTCGAAGGTTGGAATGTAGGCACACCCGGATATCAAGGTTCGTTTGACTTTTTTGAAGAATGGGGTGAAAAAGATTTGGCAGATCTGGTTCGACGTGATCGTAATCACATCTCAATTTTTGCATGGAGTATAGGTAATGAAGTAGACTATCCGAATGATCCTTATTCTCATCCCGTTTTGGATGGCGGCAATAATACAGGGTTTACACAAGCACAATTTGGAGGATACAAAAAAGATGCTCCCGATGCTATGCGTTTAGGTGATATTGCAAAACGCTTGGTTGGTGTGGTGAAAAAATACGATAAATCTCGTCCTACAACAGCCGGACTTGCAGGTGTAGCCATGTCGAACGAGACCGAATATCCCGGAGCATTGGATATTGCAGGATATAATTATACGGAAAGCAGATATATTTTAGATCACGAGAAATATCCGAAAAGAGTACTTTACGGAAGTGAAAACCGTCATGATCTGGAGGCTTGGAAAGCAGTGAGAGACAATGAACATATATTCGGACAATTCTTGTGGACAGGAATCGACTATCTGGGAGAATCAGGGCGATGGCCATCCAGAGGATTCTATTCAGGGCTATTAGATTTTGGTGGCTTTATTAAACCAAGGGGGTATTTCCGCCAATCGCTTTGGTCTGATAAACCAATGGCGTATCTGGGAACTTACCCAACACCCGGAAGAGGCAGCAAAAGCCAGATGAAAGACGTTTGGTCGCAGTTAGATGCTGATAACGAAGGGCAGAATTACGAAGAAAAAGTACCATCTATGGACGCATGGCCTATATGGAACTACGATGAGGGACAATCTATACGTGTAGTTTGTTACACCAATGCAGCTAAAGCAAAATTAGTATTGAACGGAAATGAAGTAGGAAAAGTAAAGGAATATGATGATAATACAGGCATCATCTATTGGGACATACCTTATAGAGATGGAAAGCTGGAAGTAGTAGGACTTGATAAAAATAACAATGAAATATCACGTTACGCTATACAATCATCTAAACAACCATATGCTTTGACTATTACTCAATCCGAGACAGAAATCAGTAAAGATAAAGGTCTGGCTCAGATTGTTGTACAAGTAGTAGACGAGAATGGAATTCCTGTTATGTTTTCGGACAATGAGGTTACTTGCCAGATACAAGGTCCTGCTAAACTTTTAGGATTAGAAGCCAGCAATAATAAAGATATGAGTGATTATACAGATAATAAACACCGCGTGTTTCATGGAAAAATTCTGGCGTATATTCAAGCTACAGGTCAACAGGGGGAGATAAAGATAAGATTTACATCTCCTTGGCTCAAAGCTGTTAATACAACTATAATCGCAAAATAA